A single region of the Aeromonas hydrophila subsp. hydrophila ATCC 7966 genome encodes:
- a CDS encoding ribose-phosphate pyrophosphokinase, which translates to MPDMKLFAGNATPELAQKIADRLFIKLGNAAVGRFSDGEISVQINENVRGGDIFIIQSTCAPTNDNLMELIVMVDALRRASAGRITAVIPYFGYARQDRRVRSARVPITAKVVADFLSSVGVDRVLTVDLHAEQIQGFFDVPVDNVFGSPVLLEDMKSKNLESPVVVSPDIGGVVRARAIAKLLDDTDIAIIDKRRPRPNVSQVMHLIGDVAGRDCIIVDDMIDTGGTLCKAAEALKERGAKRVFAYATHPVFSGSAVENIKNSVIDELIITDSIPLTAEMKAVDKVKQLTLSSVLAEAIRRISNEESISAMFEH; encoded by the coding sequence GTGCCTGACATGAAGCTGTTTGCTGGTAACGCAACGCCGGAACTAGCCCAGAAGATCGCAGATCGCCTGTTTATCAAACTCGGCAATGCTGCCGTAGGTCGCTTTAGCGACGGCGAGATCAGCGTACAGATCAACGAGAATGTACGTGGTGGCGATATCTTCATCATTCAATCCACCTGTGCCCCGACCAACGACAATTTGATGGAATTGATCGTGATGGTGGATGCTCTGCGTCGTGCTTCAGCTGGCCGTATTACTGCCGTTATTCCCTACTTTGGTTATGCCCGTCAGGACCGCCGCGTCCGCTCTGCCCGTGTTCCCATCACCGCCAAGGTCGTCGCCGACTTCCTCTCCAGCGTCGGTGTGGATCGCGTGCTGACCGTTGACCTGCATGCCGAACAAATCCAGGGCTTCTTCGACGTCCCGGTCGACAACGTGTTCGGCAGCCCGGTGCTGCTGGAAGACATGAAGTCCAAGAACCTCGAATCCCCCGTGGTCGTGTCGCCGGACATCGGCGGCGTGGTACGTGCCCGTGCCATCGCCAAGCTGCTGGACGATACCGACATCGCCATCATCGACAAACGTCGTCCCCGCCCGAACGTCTCCCAGGTCATGCACCTGATCGGTGACGTGGCCGGCCGCGACTGCATCATCGTCGACGACATGATCGACACCGGCGGCACCCTGTGCAAAGCCGCAGAAGCCCTCAAGGAGCGCGGCGCCAAGCGTGTATTCGCCTACGCCACTCACCCGGTCTTCTCCGGTTCCGCCGTGGAGAACATCAAGAACTCCGTGATCGACGAACTGATCATCACCGACTCCATCCCGCTCACCGCGGAGATGAAGGCGGTCGACAAGGTCAAGCAGCTGACGCTCTCTTCCGTGCTGGCCGAAGCCATTCGCCGCATCAGCAACGAAGAGTCCATCTCTGCCATGTTTGAGCATTGA
- a CDS encoding bifunctional metallophosphatase/5'-nucleotidase, giving the protein MNRLRPLLLLAFCSFLFACQPGNEGQPFVLTLAHMNDTHSQFDPVNAELKGPIFGKQGETDTLYTRFGGYPRLLTMAKSFQADALAKNQPILLLHGGDAWQGSGYFKLNEGMANAELLSQFGLDAMALGNHEFDLDNQKLARFIQGVNFPVLAANLDTRDDPDLRHAANLKPFVIYAFDGNQKSPVSDLNNLPQGKQLVAVMGLVLEDMANISPNVGKLRFGNEITSAQATVDLLRQHGINQIVALTHIGNQRDLALAAKVNGIDAIVGGHSHSLLGDFRNIGWGNTGEYAALVTNPDGVGMTCVVQAGSYAQAIGLAQVSFDAQGRVIACKGQNQLLASRDFFADPARKQALDEARGKQAAKFIDAQPNLVTVDEDPRLRGIIDSHYKPALEQAFGPVIATLPAALQNARRPGDNGSDSHGSDVAPLVAEGQYYWANTPAVQALTGGPVHFALLAVGGVRADLPAGELREGDAALTLLPFKNQLSVLTLTGADVRALLTETITATLPASAHAGKFPYGGHLRYTFTETTPGKRGTLTQLQWQDADGQWQDLVDATRYRVVMNAYSANGNDGWQALARAQAQHAERQDLAWQDGKLTAFPVERVEQSGDQLSARYAAGHQLDCKASGMDCGTDAASFVQYVREQRPTLTALAEETVTLVRAVQ; this is encoded by the coding sequence ATGAATCGCTTGCGCCCGCTGCTGCTCCTTGCCTTCTGCAGCTTCCTGTTCGCCTGTCAGCCCGGCAATGAAGGCCAGCCCTTCGTGCTGACCCTGGCTCACATGAACGACACTCACTCCCAGTTTGACCCGGTCAACGCCGAGCTGAAGGGGCCCATCTTTGGCAAGCAGGGGGAAACCGACACCCTCTACACCCGCTTCGGCGGCTATCCGCGCCTGCTCACCATGGCGAAATCCTTCCAGGCCGATGCGCTGGCCAAGAACCAGCCGATCCTGCTGCTGCACGGCGGCGATGCCTGGCAGGGCAGCGGCTACTTCAAGCTCAACGAGGGGATGGCCAACGCCGAGCTGCTGAGCCAGTTTGGTCTCGACGCCATGGCCCTTGGCAACCACGAGTTCGATCTCGACAACCAGAAACTCGCCCGCTTCATCCAGGGGGTCAACTTCCCGGTGCTGGCCGCCAACCTGGATACCCGCGACGATCCGGATCTGCGCCACGCCGCCAATCTCAAGCCGTTCGTCATCTACGCCTTCGACGGCAACCAGAAGAGCCCGGTCAGCGATCTCAACAACCTGCCCCAGGGCAAGCAGCTGGTCGCCGTGATGGGGCTGGTGCTGGAGGACATGGCCAACATCTCCCCCAACGTCGGCAAGCTGCGCTTTGGCAACGAAATCACCTCCGCCCAGGCGACGGTGGACCTGCTGCGCCAGCACGGCATCAACCAGATCGTGGCACTTACCCACATCGGCAACCAGCGGGATCTGGCGCTGGCGGCCAAGGTGAACGGCATCGACGCCATCGTCGGTGGTCACTCCCACAGCCTGCTCGGCGATTTTCGCAACATCGGCTGGGGCAACACCGGCGAGTACGCGGCGCTTGTCACCAACCCGGACGGGGTCGGCATGACCTGCGTGGTGCAGGCCGGCTCCTACGCCCAGGCCATCGGACTGGCTCAGGTGAGCTTCGATGCCCAGGGCCGGGTCATCGCCTGCAAGGGCCAGAACCAGCTGCTGGCCAGCCGCGACTTCTTCGCCGATCCCGCTCGCAAGCAGGCACTGGACGAGGCCCGCGGCAAGCAGGCAGCCAAGTTCATCGACGCCCAGCCCAACCTGGTGACCGTGGATGAGGATCCCCGCCTGCGCGGCATCATCGACAGCCACTACAAGCCCGCCCTCGAGCAGGCCTTCGGCCCCGTCATCGCCACCCTGCCGGCCGCCCTGCAAAATGCCCGTCGCCCCGGTGACAACGGCAGCGACAGCCACGGCTCCGACGTCGCCCCGCTGGTGGCCGAGGGTCAGTACTACTGGGCCAATACCCCGGCGGTGCAGGCGCTGACCGGCGGCCCGGTCCACTTCGCCCTGCTGGCGGTGGGCGGCGTGCGCGCCGATCTGCCGGCCGGCGAGCTGCGCGAAGGGGATGCGGCGCTCACCCTGCTGCCGTTCAAGAACCAGCTCTCGGTGCTCACCCTGACCGGCGCCGACGTGCGCGCCCTCTTGACCGAGACCATCACCGCCACCCTGCCCGCCAGCGCCCACGCCGGCAAGTTCCCCTACGGTGGTCACCTGCGCTACACCTTCACCGAGACCACACCGGGCAAGCGCGGCACTCTGACCCAGCTGCAGTGGCAGGACGCTGACGGCCAGTGGCAGGATCTGGTGGATGCGACGCGCTACCGGGTGGTGATGAACGCCTACAGCGCCAACGGCAACGACGGCTGGCAAGCGCTGGCTCGCGCCCAGGCCCAGCACGCCGAGCGCCAGGATCTCGCCTGGCAGGATGGCAAGTTGACGGCGTTCCCGGTCGAGCGGGTGGAGCAGAGCGGCGATCAGCTCAGCGCCCGCTATGCCGCCGGCCATCAGCTTGACTGCAAGGCAAGCGGCATGGATTGCGGCACCGACGCCGCCTCCTTCGTGCAGTATGTGCGCGAACAGCGCCCGACTCTGACGGCGCTGGCGGAAGAGACCGTCACCCTGGTGCGGGCCGTCCAGTAA
- the pth gene encoding aminoacyl-tRNA hydrolase, translated as MTSQIKLIVGLGNPGPEYAKTRHNAGAWYVEQLARWHNVSLREEPKFFGHTARIQVDGQDVRLLIPNTYMNLSGKAVAALARFYQIEPEAMLVAHDELDLPPGIAKFKQGGGHGGHNGLKDIIARMGNNNNFFRLRLGIGHPGTKELVAGFVLTKAPSSEQSLIDAALDESLRATDILFKQDMTKAMNRLHSFKAEKV; from the coding sequence GTGACAAGCCAAATCAAACTGATCGTGGGTCTGGGCAATCCCGGCCCGGAATATGCCAAGACCCGCCACAATGCCGGGGCCTGGTATGTGGAGCAACTGGCACGCTGGCACAACGTCAGCCTGCGCGAAGAGCCCAAGTTCTTCGGCCACACCGCCCGCATCCAGGTGGATGGCCAGGATGTGCGCCTGCTCATCCCGAACACCTACATGAACCTCTCCGGCAAGGCGGTGGCCGCACTGGCCCGCTTCTACCAGATCGAGCCGGAAGCCATGCTGGTGGCCCACGATGAGCTGGACCTGCCCCCCGGCATCGCCAAATTCAAGCAGGGCGGCGGCCACGGTGGCCACAACGGCCTCAAGGACATCATTGCCAGGATGGGCAACAACAATAATTTCTTCCGGCTGCGGCTGGGGATAGGTCACCCGGGCACCAAGGAGCTGGTCGCCGGTTTCGTGCTGACCAAGGCCCCCAGCAGCGAACAGAGCCTGATCGACGCCGCACTGGACGAGTCCCTGCGCGCCACCGACATTCTGTTCAAGCAGGACATGACCAAGGCCATGAACCGGCTGCACAGCTTCAAGGCCGAGAAAGTCTGA
- the ychF gene encoding redox-regulated ATPase YchF encodes MGFKCGIVGLPNVGKSTLFNALTKAGIEAANFPFCTIEPNTGVVPMPDPRLDQLAAIINPQRVVPTTMEFVDIAGLVAGASKGEGLGNQFLANIRETEAIGHVVRCFDDENIVHVAGKVSPADDIEVINTELALSDLDACERAINRQSKRAKGGDKDAKLEVEVLEKIKVALENGQMIRGMKLDKDELAAVSHLNFLTLKPTMYIANVAEDGFENNPYLDKVREIAAAENAVVVVVCCAIEADIAELDDADRTEFMADLGIEEPGLNRVIRSGYELLKLQTYFTAGVKEVRAWTIPVGATAPQAAGKIHTDFEKGFIRAQTIAFEDFITYKGEQGAKEAGKMRAEGKEYIVKDGDIMNFLFNV; translated from the coding sequence ATGGGTTTTAAATGCGGTATCGTGGGCCTGCCCAATGTAGGCAAATCCACCCTGTTCAATGCGCTGACCAAGGCCGGCATCGAAGCCGCCAACTTCCCGTTCTGCACCATCGAGCCGAACACCGGCGTGGTACCGATGCCGGATCCCCGCCTCGATCAGCTGGCGGCCATCATCAATCCGCAGCGCGTTGTGCCGACCACCATGGAATTCGTGGACATCGCCGGCCTGGTGGCCGGTGCCTCCAAGGGTGAAGGTCTGGGCAACCAGTTCCTGGCCAACATCCGTGAAACCGAGGCTATCGGTCACGTGGTGCGCTGCTTTGATGACGAGAACATCGTCCACGTCGCCGGCAAGGTCTCCCCGGCCGACGACATCGAGGTGATCAACACCGAGCTGGCCCTCTCCGACCTGGATGCCTGCGAACGCGCCATCAACCGCCAGTCCAAGCGCGCCAAGGGCGGCGACAAGGATGCCAAGCTGGAAGTGGAAGTGCTGGAGAAGATCAAGGTGGCGCTGGAAAACGGCCAGATGATCCGCGGCATGAAGCTGGACAAGGATGAGCTGGCCGCCGTCAGCCACCTCAACTTCCTGACCCTCAAACCCACCATGTACATCGCCAACGTGGCGGAAGATGGCTTCGAGAACAATCCCTACCTCGACAAGGTGCGCGAAATCGCCGCCGCCGAGAACGCGGTTGTGGTAGTCGTCTGCTGCGCCATCGAGGCTGACATCGCCGAGCTGGACGATGCCGACCGCACCGAGTTCATGGCTGACCTTGGCATCGAAGAGCCGGGCCTGAACCGGGTGATCCGCTCCGGTTACGAGCTGCTCAAGCTGCAGACCTACTTCACCGCCGGCGTGAAAGAGGTGCGTGCCTGGACCATCCCGGTCGGCGCCACCGCTCCGCAGGCGGCCGGCAAGATCCACACCGACTTCGAAAAAGGCTTTATTCGTGCCCAAACCATCGCCTTCGAAGACTTTATCACCTACAAGGGTGAGCAAGGTGCCAAGGAAGCGGGCAAGATGCGCGCCGAAGGGAAAGAGTACATCGTCAAAGACGGCGATATCATGAACTTCCTGTTCAACGTCTAA
- a CDS encoding SLC13 family permease, with protein MNSELVWVLCMLVGAIYLFVSNKVRMDVVALLIIILFVLSGTLTLPEALAGFSDPNVILIAALFVVGEGLVRTGIAYQVGDALVKVAGSSETRLLVLLMVAVALLGAVMSSTGVVAIFIPVVLSVANRMGIPAGRLMMPLGFAGLISGMMTLVATPPNMVVNSELMRHNIHGFGFFGFTPMGVIILGMGILYMLLMRTSLVRDGEEGKSKQIGRSTMRDLIRDYRLAGRARRLAIRPDSPLIGQTLDELQLRARYGANVIGVERWRKFRRVMVTVSGVTEFQAKDVLLIDMSDPEVDVREFCSEARLEPMILRGEYFSDQAREVGMAEVSLIPESRLLGKSIREVAFRSHYGLNVVGIRRAGEALGGKLVDEALQLGDTLLVVGNWSLIRLLQTHSRDFLLLGLPAEVDEMAPARSQAIHALICLGVMIALMVTDPVPNVIAALIACLLMGKFRCIDMESAYKSIHWPTLILIVGMLPFALALQKTGGVDLIVGALISAVGEMGPRVMLASLFALCAIIGLFISNTATAVLMAPIALGTAQQMGISPYPFAMTIAIAASAAFMTPVSSPVNTLVLGPGNYRFVDFVRIGVPFTLLVMVVSVIAIPWFFPF; from the coding sequence GTGAATTCCGAGTTGGTCTGGGTCCTCTGCATGCTGGTGGGCGCCATTTATCTGTTTGTGAGCAACAAGGTCCGCATGGACGTGGTTGCCTTGCTGATCATCATCTTGTTCGTGCTGAGCGGCACCCTGACCCTGCCGGAGGCGCTGGCGGGGTTCAGCGATCCCAACGTCATCCTGATTGCCGCCCTGTTCGTGGTGGGGGAGGGGCTGGTGCGTACCGGCATCGCCTATCAGGTGGGGGATGCGCTGGTGAAGGTGGCCGGCAGCAGCGAGACCCGTCTGCTGGTGCTGCTGATGGTGGCGGTCGCCCTGCTGGGGGCCGTGATGAGCAGTACCGGGGTGGTGGCCATCTTCATCCCGGTGGTGCTGAGCGTGGCGAATCGGATGGGGATCCCGGCCGGCCGGCTGATGATGCCGCTCGGCTTTGCCGGCCTCATCAGCGGCATGATGACGCTGGTGGCGACGCCGCCCAACATGGTGGTCAACAGCGAGCTGATGCGCCACAACATCCACGGCTTCGGCTTCTTCGGCTTCACCCCCATGGGGGTCATCATTCTGGGGATGGGGATCCTCTACATGCTGCTGATGCGCACCTCTCTGGTGCGTGACGGGGAGGAGGGCAAGAGCAAGCAGATCGGCCGCAGCACCATGCGCGATCTCATTCGCGACTACCGGCTGGCCGGCCGGGCGCGCCGGCTGGCGATCCGGCCCGATTCACCGCTGATCGGCCAGACCCTGGACGAGCTGCAACTGCGGGCCCGCTACGGTGCCAACGTCATCGGGGTGGAGCGCTGGCGCAAGTTCCGGCGGGTGATGGTCACCGTCTCCGGAGTGACCGAGTTCCAGGCCAAGGATGTGCTGCTGATCGACATGTCCGACCCCGAGGTGGACGTGCGCGAGTTCTGCAGCGAGGCACGACTCGAGCCCATGATCCTGCGCGGGGAGTATTTCTCCGATCAGGCACGGGAGGTGGGTATGGCGGAGGTGTCGCTCATCCCCGAATCCCGCCTGCTTGGCAAGAGCATCCGCGAGGTGGCGTTTCGCTCCCACTACGGCCTCAACGTGGTGGGCATTCGCCGCGCCGGCGAGGCGCTTGGTGGCAAGCTGGTGGACGAGGCGCTGCAGTTGGGGGATACCCTGCTGGTGGTGGGCAACTGGAGCCTGATCCGCCTGCTGCAGACCCACAGCCGCGACTTCCTGTTGCTGGGGTTGCCGGCCGAGGTGGACGAGATGGCGCCGGCCCGCAGCCAGGCCATTCACGCCCTCATCTGCCTCGGGGTGATGATCGCCCTGATGGTGACCGATCCGGTGCCCAACGTGATCGCGGCGCTGATCGCCTGCCTGCTGATGGGCAAATTCCGCTGCATCGACATGGAGAGCGCCTACAAGTCCATCCACTGGCCGACCCTGATCCTCATCGTCGGCATGCTGCCCTTCGCGCTGGCGCTGCAAAAGACCGGCGGGGTGGATCTCATCGTCGGCGCGCTGATCTCGGCGGTAGGGGAGATGGGGCCGCGGGTAATGCTGGCCAGCCTGTTCGCCCTGTGCGCCATCATAGGGCTGTTCATCTCCAACACCGCGACGGCGGTACTGATGGCGCCGATTGCGCTGGGCACGGCGCAGCAGATGGGGATCTCCCCCTATCCGTTCGCCATGACCATCGCCATCGCCGCCTCGGCGGCCTTCATGACGCCGGTCTCCTCGCCGGTCAACACCCTGGTGCTGGGCCCCGGCAACTACCGGTTCGTGGATTTCGTGCGCATCGGCGTGCCCTTCACCCTGCTGGTGATGGTGGTGAGCGTCATCGCCATTCCCTGGTTCTTCCCGTTCTGA
- the pnuC gene encoding nicotinamide riboside transporter PnuC, producing the protein MSIFEWFSINHTLVTIPLGGGYAMSWIEAVGTLFGLACIWCASQEKTINYLFGLINVSLFAIIFFQIQLYGLLLLQLFFFCANLYGWYAWTRPANAQGDTLQIRWLSKSKLIATAAVSVLAIALLTLYIDPVFAALARTSVALLNLFGANLATPEPSPDAFPFWDASMTVLSVVAQILMTRKYVENWILWVVINIISIGVYAAQGVYAMSLEYLILLFIAANGTRLWMVSAKRPQQEAIA; encoded by the coding sequence ATGAGCATATTCGAGTGGTTCAGCATCAATCACACCCTGGTGACCATACCGCTGGGCGGTGGTTACGCCATGTCGTGGATTGAAGCCGTCGGCACCCTGTTCGGGCTGGCCTGCATCTGGTGCGCCAGCCAGGAGAAGACCATCAACTACCTGTTCGGGCTCATCAACGTCAGCCTGTTCGCCATCATCTTCTTCCAGATCCAGCTCTACGGCCTGTTGCTGCTGCAGCTGTTCTTCTTCTGCGCCAACCTCTATGGCTGGTACGCCTGGACCCGGCCGGCCAACGCCCAGGGAGATACCCTGCAGATCCGCTGGCTCAGCAAGTCCAAGCTCATCGCCACCGCCGCCGTGAGCGTGTTGGCCATCGCCCTGCTGACCCTCTATATCGACCCGGTGTTCGCCGCCCTGGCACGTACCTCGGTCGCCCTGCTCAACCTGTTTGGCGCCAATCTCGCCACCCCTGAGCCCTCCCCCGATGCCTTCCCCTTCTGGGATGCCAGCATGACGGTGCTCTCCGTGGTGGCCCAGATCCTGATGACCCGCAAGTACGTGGAGAACTGGATCCTCTGGGTGGTCATCAACATCATCAGCATCGGCGTCTACGCTGCCCAAGGGGTCTATGCCATGTCCCTTGAGTACCTGATCCTGCTGTTCATTGCCGCCAACGGCACTCGCCTGTGGATGGTCAGCGCCAAGCGCCCGCAACAGGAAGCGATCGCATGA
- a CDS encoding nucleoside phosphorylase, producing MSLLPHLQCRPDQIAERVVLCGDPARVDRIAGQLDECDVLGQHREFRLINGHYRGLPVTVCSTGIGGASAVIALEELVQAGARALIRVGSAGALQHEIALGDLIVVEGAVRSEGASQAYLPPEYPACADIRLQAALLAHLGASGQPHWHGLVRSHDSFYRDDEQEVCRYWHARGVLGADMETASLLAVGRLRKVRVAAVLCNVVAFEQDVQAGVSDYAASEAAMMTGERLAIAAALHALTQ from the coding sequence ATGAGCCTGCTGCCCCATCTGCAATGCCGCCCGGACCAGATCGCCGAACGGGTGGTGCTGTGCGGCGACCCGGCCCGGGTCGACCGCATCGCCGGTCAGCTCGATGAGTGTGACGTGCTGGGCCAGCACCGGGAGTTTCGCCTGATCAACGGCCACTACCGGGGGCTGCCCGTCACGGTGTGCAGCACCGGCATCGGCGGCGCCTCCGCCGTCATCGCGCTGGAGGAGCTGGTGCAGGCGGGCGCCCGCGCGCTCATCCGGGTCGGTTCCGCCGGCGCCCTGCAGCATGAGATCGCGCTGGGGGATCTCATCGTGGTGGAGGGAGCGGTGCGCAGCGAAGGCGCCTCGCAGGCCTACCTGCCCCCCGAGTACCCCGCCTGCGCCGACATCCGCCTGCAGGCCGCCCTGCTCGCCCATCTCGGCGCCAGCGGCCAGCCTCACTGGCACGGGCTGGTGCGTTCCCACGACAGCTTCTACCGGGATGACGAGCAGGAAGTCTGCCGCTACTGGCACGCCCGTGGCGTGCTCGGGGCCGACATGGAGACCGCCTCCCTGCTCGCCGTGGGGCGCCTGCGCAAGGTGCGGGTGGCCGCCGTGCTCTGCAACGTGGTGGCCTTCGAGCAGGACGTGCAAGCGGGGGTGAGCGACTACGCAGCCAGCGAAGCCGCCATGATGACCGGCGAGCGGCTGGCCATCGCCGCCGCCCTCCACGCCCTGACGCAATAG
- a CDS encoding Crp/Fnr family transcriptional regulator — MQQQPYPLGRFHAELAALEPRFAAVLADCTLFSRRYLPGEPIMRQGEQCEQLYLVAQGRISLNSAVHSGRLFQLGEIECHQQIFGEMEFFSATPVQWSVVAETELDAAVICADKLAKRLLAEPELTLFFAAALASDYLDTLDITTSRLLHPIAYNIAFELWRERQRTPMLGSRKRAHEAARFGTTERVYRRALKELIEQGIVADGSDGPVIADLARLRAYLDL; from the coding sequence ATGCAGCAACAACCCTATCCGCTCGGTCGCTTTCACGCCGAGCTTGCCGCACTCGAACCGCGCTTTGCCGCGGTGCTGGCAGACTGCACCCTGTTTTCGCGCCGCTACCTGCCAGGTGAACCCATCATGCGCCAAGGGGAGCAGTGCGAGCAGCTCTATCTGGTGGCCCAGGGCCGGATTTCCCTCAACAGTGCGGTCCACTCAGGGCGGTTGTTTCAGCTCGGCGAGATTGAGTGCCACCAGCAGATCTTCGGCGAGATGGAGTTCTTCAGCGCCACCCCGGTGCAGTGGAGCGTGGTGGCCGAGACCGAGCTGGACGCCGCCGTCATCTGCGCCGACAAGCTGGCCAAACGGCTGCTGGCCGAGCCCGAGCTGACCCTCTTCTTCGCTGCGGCGCTCGCCAGCGATTATCTGGATACCCTGGACATCACCACCAGCCGGCTGTTGCACCCCATCGCCTACAACATCGCCTTCGAGCTGTGGCGCGAGCGCCAGCGCACCCCCATGCTCGGATCGCGCAAGCGGGCCCACGAGGCGGCGCGCTTCGGTACCACCGAGCGGGTCTATCGGCGCGCCCTCAAGGAGCTGATCGAACAGGGCATAGTTGCCGACGGCAGCGACGGTCCGGTCATCGCCGATCTGGCCAGGCTGCGCGCCTACCTCGACCTTTGA
- the yqfB gene encoding N(4)-acetylcytidine aminohydrolase — MPTHPEFTFFSRFVADIQAGRKTITIRDESEANWQPGQRLALFTNPEHQPFGTIEVLSVKAVAFDELNDEHARQENMTLPELKQVIRDIYPALPPLYVIEFKVLD; from the coding sequence ATGCCTACCCATCCCGAGTTCACCTTCTTCAGCCGCTTCGTCGCCGACATCCAGGCCGGCCGCAAGACCATCACCATCCGCGACGAGAGCGAGGCCAACTGGCAACCCGGCCAGCGGCTGGCCCTGTTCACCAACCCGGAGCACCAGCCCTTTGGCACCATCGAGGTGCTCTCGGTCAAGGCAGTCGCCTTCGATGAGCTCAATGACGAACACGCCCGCCAGGAGAACATGACCCTCCCCGAGCTCAAACAGGTGATCCGCGACATCTACCCCGCCCTGCCGCCGCTCTATGTCATTGAATTCAAAGTGCTTGATTGA